Proteins encoded together in one Gemmatimonadota bacterium DH-78 window:
- a CDS encoding HNH endonuclease, translated as MGCLALNASYEPLTLVPTRRAIRLVLDGKAEILETDAARQYRSERASVPCPTVIRLVRFVHVPRRFRRQVTNTFLFARDDYSCQYCGKHRSALRGRQFLTRDHIVPRSRGGMNSWENVVTACSPCNNRKGDRTPEEAGLHLRTVPAEPDYVHLVWAVRRVTPTQARWIRMFYGEDAVAMLRSRRAAFDEIDDEE; from the coding sequence ATGGGCTGTCTGGCCCTGAATGCTTCGTACGAACCCCTCACGCTGGTGCCCACCCGGCGTGCGATCCGGCTCGTCCTCGATGGAAAGGCCGAGATCCTGGAGACGGATGCCGCGCGGCAGTACCGATCCGAGCGCGCCTCGGTGCCCTGTCCGACGGTGATCCGGCTCGTGCGCTTCGTGCACGTGCCCCGCCGCTTCCGTCGGCAGGTCACCAACACCTTCCTCTTCGCCCGCGACGACTACTCCTGCCAGTACTGCGGCAAGCATCGCAGCGCGCTCCGCGGGCGCCAGTTCCTCACGCGCGACCACATCGTGCCGCGGTCGCGCGGGGGGATGAACAGCTGGGAGAACGTCGTCACCGCGTGTTCGCCCTGCAACAATCGGAAGGGCGATCGCACACCGGAGGAAGCGGGACTCCACCTTCGCACGGTGCCCGCCGAACCGGACTACGTGCACCTGGTGTGGGCGGTCCGTCGGGTCACGCCGACTCAGGCGCGCTGGATTCGCATGTTCTACGGCGAGGACGCCGTGGCGATGCTCCGCTCGCGACGCGCGGCCTTCGACGAGATCGACGACGAGGAGTGA
- a CDS encoding methyltransferase domain-containing protein, with product MLDLVRLSRRRLFPPGGEALYRQIAVLTGMGEDAEVLDVGCGKAVTLEYFVREFGVHGSGIESDPQLVDEALERLREAELGDRVQVQQAPADSLPYRDAIFDITVGEVGMTADADPAEAVRELVRVTRPGGTVVLVQLVWLAPVEPHRRALLEDHLGVRPRILVEWKRLLREAGVTDLHTEDWSDPDTAFRPGGVKPFPDFAELFSLGEKIGILRRAWARWGWTGVRTVLSREREVHRLLTRERILGLDLLKGTRMPDPDTPEAADAPETADAEAASDGPVRVDVVGDADADAAPDADADAATDADAPRDTRGLPLFTPEGS from the coding sequence ATGCTGGATCTGGTTCGGCTGAGTCGCCGCCGCCTCTTCCCTCCGGGCGGCGAAGCGCTCTACCGCCAGATCGCCGTGCTCACCGGCATGGGCGAAGACGCCGAGGTGCTCGACGTCGGGTGCGGCAAGGCCGTCACCCTCGAGTACTTCGTGCGGGAGTTCGGCGTGCACGGGTCGGGCATCGAGTCGGACCCGCAGCTGGTGGACGAGGCGCTCGAGCGACTGCGCGAAGCCGAGCTCGGTGATCGGGTGCAGGTGCAGCAGGCGCCCGCCGACTCGCTCCCCTATCGCGATGCGATCTTCGACATCACGGTCGGCGAGGTCGGCATGACCGCCGACGCCGATCCCGCCGAGGCGGTGCGGGAGCTGGTGCGCGTGACGCGCCCGGGCGGGACGGTCGTGCTGGTGCAGCTCGTCTGGCTCGCGCCGGTCGAGCCGCACCGCCGGGCGCTGCTCGAAGACCATCTCGGGGTGCGTCCCCGCATCCTGGTGGAGTGGAAGCGGCTGCTTCGCGAGGCCGGGGTGACCGACCTGCATACCGAGGACTGGAGCGATCCCGACACCGCCTTTCGACCGGGCGGAGTGAAGCCCTTTCCCGACTTCGCCGAGCTCTTCTCCCTGGGCGAGAAGATCGGCATTCTTCGGCGGGCCTGGGCGCGTTGGGGATGGACCGGCGTGCGCACGGTGCTGTCGCGCGAGCGCGAAGTGCACCGGCTCCTCACCCGCGAGCGCATCCTCGGGCTCGACCTTCTCAAGGGCACCCGCATGCCCGATCCGGACACCCCCGAGGCCGCCGACGCCCCCGAGACCGCCGACGCTGAAGCGGCATCGGACGGCCCGGTGCGGGTGGACGTCGTCGGCGATGCCGATGCCGATGCGGCCCCCGATGCGGACGCCGACGCCGCGACCGACGCCGACGCCCCCCGGGACACCCGCGGACTTCCCCTCTTCACGCCCGAAGGATCATGA
- a CDS encoding MetS family NSS transporter small subunit has protein sequence MTTSTWVTMILIVGFVWGGFVVAVVTAFRKESDKAD, from the coding sequence GTGACGACTTCCACATGGGTGACCATGATCCTGATCGTCGGATTCGTGTGGGGTGGGTTCGTCGTTGCCGTGGTGACGGCTTTCCGGAAGGAGTCGGACAAGGCCGACTGA
- the priA gene encoding primosomal protein N' has protein sequence MTPTSSRAGRRLVAVALPVPIHGTFTYSVAGDPPAPGTRVRVPFGRQERIGWVVGEGSAEGVSKVRPVLDVLDERPSIAPELLDVCRWMAQYYAAPPGLAIAATQPAVLSDVSRDYIGLDGEPPAEAGSRVVRLVDALREGEAGSLHRVATLRKRLGMGSIWPEIRALKAAGVLRHEVVPPQEPSVKTHRVVRTLRDLPDLAERDEIFGRAHRQREAWAALEDASGRLELSHMLDVGGFSRSVVSGLEAKGLVEVVDEEVVRDPFADRDPPAPIDHPLTDDQRRALEAIRAEIGADAPRPVLLHGITGSGKTRVYIEVLKAVIARGRGAIVLVPEISLTPQTVTRFRGWFGDRVAVLHSALSDGERYDAWRQLHRGEKTVAVGARSALFAPVANLGAIIVDEEHDGSYKQSDAPRYQARDLAVVRAGLNRAVCVLGSATPSLESWANAEKGKYQRVSLPVRVAGRPLPPVHLLDLRKERSKPKTAGGAASEAGLVLTDRLVQAVLARLERNEQSILLLNRRGYASFVQCRECGEVGQCPNCSISLTYHRRTGRVVCHHCRYEEPAPSRCSRCGSTDLSFRGLGTEQVERVVVESFPGARVARMDVDTTSGKWAHHEILGRVERGEVDILLGTQMIAKGLDFPRVTLVGVVNADVGIHLPDFRASERTFQLLSQVAGRAGRGELGGEVLIQTSLPEHYALQSALDHDYPGFARRELEERLNPPYPPHVRLANVVISSPDDNVAADQAEAAVAWLRHGLRNGPAVTIVGPAPAPIERLHGRWRWHFLLRAARASDLGRVCRGFVRGFQPRGHDVRVALDRDPVALL, from the coding sequence GTGACGCCCACCTCGTCGCGGGCCGGCCGCCGACTGGTGGCGGTGGCCCTCCCCGTGCCGATCCACGGGACGTTCACCTATTCGGTTGCGGGAGATCCGCCGGCGCCGGGCACCCGTGTACGCGTGCCCTTCGGGCGCCAGGAGCGCATCGGCTGGGTGGTGGGCGAGGGATCGGCGGAGGGCGTGTCGAAGGTGCGGCCCGTGCTGGACGTGCTCGACGAGCGTCCCTCCATCGCCCCCGAGCTGCTCGACGTCTGTCGGTGGATGGCCCAGTACTACGCGGCTCCGCCGGGCCTCGCCATCGCCGCCACGCAGCCCGCGGTGCTCAGCGACGTCTCGCGCGACTATATCGGCCTCGACGGCGAGCCCCCCGCGGAGGCCGGGTCGCGGGTCGTGCGACTGGTCGATGCCCTCCGCGAGGGGGAGGCGGGGTCGCTCCATCGGGTGGCCACCCTCCGGAAACGGCTCGGCATGGGTTCGATCTGGCCCGAGATCCGCGCGCTGAAGGCGGCCGGCGTGCTCCGCCACGAGGTGGTGCCACCGCAGGAGCCCTCGGTGAAGACGCACCGGGTGGTGCGCACCCTGCGCGACCTCCCCGACCTGGCCGAGCGCGACGAAATCTTCGGCCGGGCCCACCGACAGCGCGAGGCGTGGGCCGCCCTCGAGGATGCCTCCGGGCGCCTGGAGCTGTCGCACATGCTCGACGTGGGGGGGTTCTCGCGGTCGGTGGTGTCGGGGCTCGAAGCGAAGGGACTCGTGGAGGTGGTCGACGAGGAGGTCGTGCGCGATCCCTTCGCCGACCGCGACCCGCCCGCGCCCATCGATCATCCGCTCACCGACGATCAGCGCCGGGCGCTGGAGGCGATCCGCGCCGAGATCGGGGCCGACGCCCCGCGCCCCGTGCTCCTGCACGGCATCACCGGGTCGGGCAAGACGCGGGTCTACATCGAGGTTCTCAAGGCGGTGATCGCGCGCGGTCGGGGCGCGATCGTGCTCGTGCCCGAGATCTCGCTCACCCCGCAGACGGTCACCCGCTTCCGGGGGTGGTTCGGCGACCGGGTGGCGGTGCTGCATTCGGCGCTGTCCGACGGCGAGCGCTACGACGCCTGGCGCCAACTGCACCGGGGCGAGAAGACCGTGGCGGTCGGCGCCCGGTCGGCGCTCTTCGCGCCGGTGGCGAACCTCGGTGCGATCATCGTCGACGAGGAGCACGACGGCTCCTACAAGCAGTCCGACGCTCCCCGCTACCAGGCGCGCGACCTCGCCGTGGTGCGGGCGGGGCTCAACCGCGCCGTGTGCGTGCTGGGCAGCGCCACCCCGTCGCTCGAGAGCTGGGCCAACGCAGAGAAGGGCAAGTACCAGCGGGTGTCGCTGCCGGTGCGGGTGGCCGGACGCCCGCTGCCTCCGGTCCACCTGCTCGATCTGCGCAAGGAACGCTCGAAGCCGAAAACGGCGGGAGGAGCCGCCTCCGAGGCGGGCCTCGTGCTCACCGACCGCCTCGTGCAGGCGGTGCTGGCCCGGCTCGAGCGCAACGAGCAGTCGATCCTGCTTCTGAATCGGCGGGGCTACGCGTCGTTCGTGCAGTGTCGGGAATGCGGCGAGGTGGGTCAGTGTCCGAACTGCTCGATCTCGCTCACCTACCACCGGCGCACCGGGCGGGTGGTGTGCCACCACTGCCGCTACGAGGAGCCGGCGCCCTCGCGCTGCAGCCGCTGTGGTTCGACCGACCTCTCCTTCCGCGGACTGGGCACCGAGCAGGTGGAGCGGGTGGTGGTGGAGTCGTTTCCCGGGGCGCGGGTGGCGCGGATGGATGTCGACACCACCTCCGGAAAGTGGGCGCATCACGAGATTCTCGGCAGGGTGGAGCGAGGAGAGGTCGACATCCTGCTCGGCACGCAGATGATCGCCAAGGGGCTCGATTTTCCCCGCGTGACGCTGGTCGGAGTCGTGAATGCGGACGTCGGGATCCACCTGCCCGATTTTCGCGCGAGCGAGCGCACCTTCCAGCTGCTGAGTCAGGTCGCCGGTCGAGCGGGGCGGGGGGAGCTCGGCGGCGAGGTGCTCATCCAGACCTCCCTCCCGGAGCACTACGCGCTTCAGTCGGCCCTCGATCACGACTACCCGGGTTTCGCGCGGCGGGAGCTGGAGGAGCGGCTGAACCCGCCGTACCCGCCGCACGTGCGACTGGCGAACGTGGTGATCAGCAGCCCCGACGACAATGTGGCGGCCGATCAGGCCGAGGCGGCGGTGGCGTGGCTCCGGCACGGGCTGCGCAACGGGCCCGCGGTCACCATCGTCGGACCGGCGCCCGCTCCCATCGAGCGGCTCCACGGCCGGTGGCGCTGGCACTTTCTACTTCGGGCGGCGCGCGCCTCCGACCTCGGGCGGGTGTGCCGGGGATTCGTGCGGGGGTTCCAGCCCCGCGGGCACGACGTGCGGGTCGCCCTCGACCGGGATCCGGTGGCGCTGCTCTGA
- a CDS encoding M24 family metallopeptidase, whose product MTDSALLTTEDGVRQVQEALAEQGLDGWLLVEFRGQNWISAELLGAGWTTRRTFALVPREGRPTALIHAIEGSAWRHWPWDVERYAGWREMESKLATLVDDHHRLAVEFSPGAAVPTVDLVPAGTIELLRGAGVEPVSSGDLVSRFFSAWSAEQLADHRRTAEVVAEVGKGAFGEAARALRAGEGPTEGSITRWILERLERGGVTVDVDTHVAVGARAADPHYAPEGDGERIEAGEVLLVDLWGRSSTEAVSADQTWMGFMGATAPERIQRLWTIVRDSRDAGVALLRERAAAGTPVMGYEVDDVCRRVIADAGYGEYFIHRTGHSIDRKLHGSGPNLDNLETRDVRRIIPGVGFSIEPGIYLPDDVGLRSEINAHFGEDGPEVTPVEPQTDLILLDV is encoded by the coding sequence ATGACCGACTCCGCGCTGCTCACCACCGAAGATGGCGTCCGCCAGGTGCAGGAAGCCCTCGCCGAGCAGGGACTCGACGGATGGCTGCTCGTGGAGTTCCGCGGCCAGAACTGGATCTCCGCCGAACTCCTCGGGGCCGGCTGGACGACGCGCCGTACCTTCGCCCTGGTGCCCCGCGAAGGGCGGCCCACGGCGCTGATCCACGCGATCGAGGGCTCCGCGTGGCGGCACTGGCCCTGGGATGTGGAGCGGTACGCGGGGTGGCGCGAGATGGAGTCGAAGCTGGCCACCCTGGTCGACGACCACCACCGCCTGGCGGTGGAGTTTTCGCCCGGGGCCGCGGTGCCGACGGTCGATCTGGTGCCCGCCGGCACGATCGAGCTGCTGCGCGGGGCGGGGGTGGAGCCGGTCAGTTCCGGCGATCTCGTGAGTCGCTTCTTCTCGGCTTGGAGTGCCGAGCAACTCGCCGATCACCGGCGCACCGCCGAGGTGGTGGCCGAGGTGGGGAAGGGGGCCTTCGGCGAGGCGGCCCGGGCCCTGCGGGCGGGGGAAGGGCCCACCGAGGGGTCGATCACCCGCTGGATTCTGGAGCGGCTGGAGCGCGGTGGGGTGACGGTCGACGTCGACACCCACGTGGCGGTGGGCGCGCGCGCCGCCGATCCCCACTACGCCCCCGAGGGCGACGGCGAGCGGATCGAAGCGGGCGAGGTGCTGCTCGTGGATCTGTGGGGCCGCAGCTCGACCGAGGCCGTGTCGGCCGACCAGACCTGGATGGGGTTCATGGGCGCCACGGCGCCGGAGCGGATCCAGCGGCTGTGGACGATCGTGCGCGACAGCCGCGACGCCGGGGTGGCCCTGCTCCGGGAGCGGGCGGCCGCCGGCACGCCCGTGATGGGGTATGAGGTGGACGATGTGTGTCGACGGGTGATCGCCGACGCCGGGTACGGCGAATACTTCATTCACCGCACCGGACACTCCATCGATCGCAAGCTGCACGGCAGCGGCCCCAATCTCGACAACCTCGAGACGCGCGACGTGCGCCGGATCATACCGGGGGTGGGCTTCTCGATCGAACCGGGCATCTACCTGCCCGACGATGTGGGACTCCGGAGCGAGATCAACGCCCATTTCGGTGAAGACGGCCCCGAGGTCACGCCGGTCGAGCCTCAGACCGATCTGATTCTGCTCGACGTGTGA
- a CDS encoding cytochrome c-type biogenesis protein CcmH: MKTTVRAMLFALVVGVAPQGLVAQAQYQLPRDEAGPMTWHPEAEEAIDQLKSPYCPGFMLEVCSSSGGAALRDSIQQLALQGQSSEELVDWVLANHGEQWRALPERSGMSLILAWMVPPFGVLLGLALVVVSLRKMRAGSPRVAVAEGAISARDEARLREALRELDVEEEATFF, encoded by the coding sequence ATGAAGACGACCGTGCGCGCGATGCTGTTCGCGCTGGTGGTCGGAGTCGCGCCCCAGGGGCTCGTGGCTCAGGCGCAGTACCAGCTGCCTCGCGACGAGGCCGGGCCGATGACCTGGCATCCCGAGGCCGAGGAGGCCATCGACCAGCTCAAGTCGCCCTACTGTCCGGGCTTCATGCTGGAGGTGTGCTCGTCGTCCGGTGGAGCCGCGCTCCGCGACAGCATCCAGCAGCTCGCGCTGCAGGGGCAGTCGTCCGAAGAGCTGGTCGACTGGGTGCTGGCCAACCATGGCGAGCAGTGGCGGGCGCTTCCGGAGCGCTCGGGCATGTCGCTGATCCTGGCCTGGATGGTGCCGCCCTTCGGGGTGCTGCTCGGGCTGGCGCTCGTGGTCGTTTCGCTGCGGAAGATGCGGGCCGGCAGCCCGCGCGTGGCGGTTGCGGAGGGCGCGATCTCGGCCAGGGACGAGGCCCGTCTTCGGGAGGCGCTCCGCGAACTGGACGTCGAAGAAGAGGCGACCTTCTTCTGA
- the carB gene encoding carbamoyl-phosphate synthase large subunit, translating to MPRRDDLDSILILGSGPIIIGQACEFDYSGTQAVRALKEEGYRVILVNSNPATIMTDPDLADRTYIEPLTPEWVERVIDRERPDAILPTMGGQTALNIAMKLQETGVLEKYGVELIGANARSIEMAEDREEFAAAMERIGLAVTTGGFAKSLEQALEIVEETGYPSIIRPSFTMGGTGGGIAYNREEFEVQVRKGIDASPIGEVLVDRSVLGWKEYELEVVRDGADNVIIICSIENVDPMGVHTGDSVTVAPAQTLSDVEYQRMRDASIAIIREIGVEAGGCNIQFAVSPETGELLVVEMNPRVSRSSALASKATGFPIARVGAKLAVGYHLDELPNDITKTTPASFEPVLDYVVCKFPRFAFEKFAEVNPVLGVQMKAVGETMAIGRTFRSAWQKGLRGLEIGRSGWVVGDRLEDDGLESDDPDAILSALRRPTAERPFQLKRAIEAGISLEEIHEATGMDPWFLDQFLDIVERERVWAEADEVTPELLRRMKRDGFGDRQLADLRGTTETAIREQRWEWGIHPTYNVVDTCAGEFPAETPYFYSSYEDESESVPSDREKIVILGSGPNRIGQGIEFDYCCVQAVLALREAGYETIMINSNPETVSTDFDVSDKLYFEPLTLEDVLEVLRLEKPKGVIVQLGGQTPLNLAKQLEELGAPILGTSVDAIDRAEDRERFEQVCRKIGARVPPNGTATSADQAVEIAERIGYPILVRPSYVLGGRAMEIVYDEPSLRDYFARAVRASPDHPVLIDRFLEDAFEADVDALADGTDVVIGGILQHIENAGVHSGDSACALPPYLLDGDSLDEIRSLTRRFALELGVKGLMNVQYAIRDGVVYVLEVNPRASRTVPFVSKATGVQLARLAARVMAGESLASLGVPEEPVPGGVAVKEAAFPFNRFDVDILLGPEMRSTGEVMGFDDSYGMAFAKAQVSAGNELPTAPGTIVVTVNDHDKQTITPILRRFVDLGFEILATKGTHAHLTRLGIPSRRVFKAGEGRPDIVDHIVSGDVSLLINTPLGKRSQYDDYAMRRAAITYNTPYLTTISATSAACDALIALKSRDRQVRSLQERVATALAAAAERG from the coding sequence GTGCCAAGACGCGACGACCTCGACAGCATTCTGATTCTCGGCTCCGGCCCCATCATCATCGGGCAGGCGTGCGAGTTCGACTATTCCGGAACCCAGGCCGTGCGAGCCCTCAAGGAAGAGGGCTACCGGGTGATCCTGGTCAATTCCAATCCCGCCACGATCATGACCGATCCCGACCTCGCGGATCGGACGTACATCGAGCCGCTCACCCCCGAGTGGGTCGAGCGGGTGATCGATCGGGAGCGCCCCGACGCCATCCTGCCCACCATGGGCGGACAGACGGCGTTGAACATCGCGATGAAGCTCCAGGAGACCGGAGTTCTCGAGAAGTACGGGGTGGAACTGATCGGAGCCAACGCCCGCTCGATCGAGATGGCGGAGGACCGCGAGGAGTTCGCGGCCGCCATGGAGCGCATCGGGCTGGCGGTCACCACCGGCGGCTTCGCCAAGTCGCTCGAGCAGGCGCTCGAGATCGTGGAGGAGACCGGCTACCCGAGCATCATCCGCCCCTCGTTCACGATGGGCGGCACCGGCGGCGGCATCGCCTACAACCGGGAAGAGTTCGAGGTCCAGGTCCGCAAGGGGATCGACGCCTCGCCCATCGGTGAGGTGCTGGTCGACCGCTCCGTACTCGGCTGGAAGGAGTACGAGCTCGAAGTGGTCCGCGACGGCGCCGACAACGTCATCATCATCTGCTCGATCGAGAACGTCGATCCGATGGGGGTGCACACCGGCGACTCGGTCACCGTGGCGCCCGCGCAGACGCTCTCCGACGTGGAGTACCAGCGCATGCGCGACGCCTCGATCGCGATCATCCGCGAGATCGGGGTGGAGGCCGGGGGCTGCAACATCCAGTTCGCTGTGAGCCCCGAGACGGGCGAGCTGCTCGTGGTGGAGATGAACCCCCGGGTGTCGCGGTCGTCGGCGCTCGCGTCCAAGGCCACCGGCTTCCCGATCGCCCGGGTGGGGGCCAAGCTCGCCGTGGGCTACCACCTCGACGAGCTCCCGAACGACATCACGAAGACCACACCCGCCTCTTTCGAGCCGGTGCTGGACTACGTGGTCTGCAAGTTCCCCCGCTTCGCCTTCGAGAAGTTCGCCGAGGTGAACCCGGTTCTGGGCGTGCAGATGAAGGCCGTCGGCGAGACGATGGCCATCGGCCGCACCTTCCGCTCCGCCTGGCAGAAGGGGCTGCGCGGACTGGAAATCGGTCGCTCCGGGTGGGTCGTGGGCGACCGCCTCGAGGACGACGGACTGGAGTCCGATGATCCCGACGCGATTCTCTCCGCGCTGCGGCGCCCCACCGCCGAGCGGCCCTTCCAGTTGAAGCGGGCCATCGAAGCGGGCATCTCGCTCGAGGAGATTCACGAAGCGACCGGCATGGACCCGTGGTTCCTCGACCAGTTCCTCGACATCGTCGAGCGCGAGCGCGTCTGGGCGGAGGCCGACGAGGTCACGCCCGAGCTGCTGCGCCGCATGAAGCGCGACGGCTTCGGTGATCGGCAGCTCGCCGACCTGCGCGGCACCACCGAGACCGCGATCCGCGAGCAGCGCTGGGAGTGGGGCATCCACCCCACCTACAACGTGGTCGACACCTGCGCCGGCGAATTCCCCGCCGAGACGCCCTACTTCTACTCGTCGTACGAAGACGAGTCGGAGTCGGTGCCGTCGGATCGCGAGAAGATCGTGATCCTGGGCAGCGGGCCGAACCGGATCGGGCAGGGCATCGAGTTCGACTACTGCTGCGTGCAGGCGGTGCTCGCCCTCCGCGAGGCGGGCTACGAGACCATCATGATCAACTCCAACCCGGAGACGGTCTCCACCGACTTCGACGTGAGCGACAAGCTCTACTTCGAGCCGCTCACCCTCGAAGACGTGCTCGAGGTGCTCCGCCTGGAGAAGCCGAAGGGCGTGATCGTGCAGCTGGGCGGTCAGACGCCGCTCAACCTGGCCAAGCAGCTCGAGGAGCTGGGCGCCCCGATTCTGGGCACCAGCGTCGACGCCATCGACCGCGCCGAAGACCGCGAGCGCTTCGAGCAGGTGTGCCGCAAGATCGGAGCACGGGTGCCGCCCAACGGCACGGCCACCAGCGCCGACCAGGCGGTCGAGATCGCCGAGCGGATCGGCTACCCGATCCTGGTGCGCCCCTCGTACGTGCTCGGCGGGCGCGCGATGGAGATCGTGTACGACGAGCCGTCGTTGCGCGACTACTTCGCCCGCGCCGTGCGCGCGAGTCCGGACCATCCGGTTCTCATCGATCGCTTCCTCGAAGACGCCTTCGAGGCCGATGTCGATGCGCTGGCCGACGGCACCGACGTGGTGATCGGGGGCATTCTCCAGCACATCGAGAATGCGGGCGTGCACTCCGGGGACTCCGCCTGTGCGCTGCCCCCCTATCTGCTCGACGGCGACAGCCTCGACGAGATTCGCAGTCTCACGCGCCGGTTCGCGCTGGAGCTGGGGGTGAAGGGCCTCATGAACGTGCAGTACGCCATCCGCGACGGGGTGGTGTACGTGCTCGAGGTCAACCCGCGGGCGTCGCGGACGGTACCCTTCGTCAGCAAGGCGACGGGGGTTCAGCTCGCGCGCCTGGCCGCGCGGGTCATGGCCGGCGAGTCGCTGGCGTCGCTCGGCGTGCCCGAAGAGCCGGTGCCCGGGGGTGTGGCGGTGAAGGAGGCCGCCTTCCCCTTCAACCGCTTCGACGTCGACATCCTGCTCGGACCCGAGATGCGGTCGACCGGTGAGGTGATGGGCTTCGACGACTCGTACGGCATGGCCTTCGCCAAGGCGCAGGTGTCGGCGGGCAACGAACTGCCCACGGCTCCCGGCACGATCGTGGTCACCGTCAACGACCACGACAAGCAGACCATCACCCCGATCCTGCGGCGATTCGTGGATCTGGGCTTCGAGATCCTGGCCACCAAGGGCACGCACGCGCACCTGACGCGGCTGGGCATTCCGTCGCGCCGGGTGTTCAAGGCGGGCGAGGGGCGGCCGGACATCGTCGACCACATCGTGAGCGGCGACGTATCGCTGCTGATCAACACGCCGCTGGGCAAGCGGTCGCAGTACGACGACTACGCCATGCGGCGGGCGGCGATCACCTACAACACGCCCTACCTCACCACCATTTCCGCCACCTCGGCGGCCTGCGACGCGCTCATCGCGTTGAAGAGCCGCGATCGGCAGGTGCGGTCGCTGCAGGAGCGGGTGGCCACGGCGTTGGCGGCGGCGGCGGAGCGGGGGTAG